In Ruminococcaceae bacterium BL-6, a genomic segment contains:
- a CDS encoding Secondary thiamine-phosphate synthase enzyme encodes MVRHYETIVTTKDEYDTAYIGGIVKGFVADSGIKNGIVAVVTAHTNCGITVTEPLPCILSDLEVLLHKLVDDDAEYSHAHFLPMYGRTSANAYGHLRSILVGNHTILSLVEGKLVMGEAQEVVFMEFDGPQARKIFVDIVGE; translated from the coding sequence GTGGTCAGACATTACGAAACGATCGTAACGACGAAGGACGAATATGACACGGCCTATATCGGCGGCATCGTGAAAGGCTTTGTTGCGGATTCCGGCATCAAAAACGGCATCGTGGCCGTCGTTACGGCGCATACGAACTGCGGCATCACGGTGACGGAGCCTCTGCCCTGCATCCTGAGCGATCTGGAGGTTCTGCTTCATAAGCTGGTGGATGATGATGCGGAGTACTCTCATGCGCACTTTTTGCCAATGTATGGAAGGACCTCCGCAAACGCTTACGGGCACCTCCGTTCGATCCTGGTCGGAAACCACACCATCCTTTCGCTGGTGGAAGGAAAGCTGGTCATGGGCGAAGCGCAGGAAGTGGTGTTTATGGAGTTCGACGGGCCGCAGGCGAGAAAGATATTTGTGGACATCGTCGGAGAATGA
- a CDS encoding Putative ribose/galactose/methyl galactoside import ATP-binding protein (Evidence 3 : Putative function from multiple computational evidences) produces MDEYIVEMEHIDKFFAGVQVLKDVKFNLKRGEVMVLLGENGAGKSTLMKILSGVYTRDSGTMRIFGEDQGDLDTKKAQELGIAIIHQELNMCQHLTVAENIFLGRESMSGFHVDNKKMMEDTKKVLDSLKIELNPNETVGNLSVSKQQMVEIAKALSIHAKILVMDEPTSALSSKEINELFRIIRQLRSEGCGIVYISHRLEELTHVADRVTILRDGEFIMEGEFKDYTMDQLISKMVGRTITEKFPRVHCEKGKKIFEVKNLNAGHMVRNVNLSLYEGEIVGIAGLMGAGRTETTRAIFGADPKDSGEVILDGKSVPIKKPMDAIKAGIVLVPEDRKKDGLCVKLSVRENLALTNLDWISNLIGRVNREKENKLAKKVVSDLNIKLANLENNAESLSGGNQQKVVVGKWLARNSRVVIFDEPTRGVDVGAKVEIYNLMNQLKTQGIGVLFVSSELPEVLGISDRIVVMCDGRITGELMPEEATEDRILSYATNFESKI; encoded by the coding sequence ATGGATGAGTATATTGTTGAAATGGAGCACATCGACAAATTCTTTGCAGGGGTCCAAGTGCTGAAAGACGTAAAATTCAATTTAAAACGCGGGGAAGTCATGGTCCTGCTTGGAGAAAACGGCGCCGGAAAATCTACTTTAATGAAGATTTTGAGCGGCGTTTATACGCGTGATTCCGGTACGATGCGCATCTTTGGAGAAGACCAGGGGGACCTGGACACCAAAAAAGCGCAGGAGTTGGGCATCGCCATCATCCACCAGGAATTGAATATGTGTCAGCATCTGACCGTCGCGGAGAATATTTTTCTTGGCCGTGAAAGTATGAGCGGCTTCCATGTGGACAATAAAAAAATGATGGAAGACACCAAAAAGGTTTTGGATTCCCTGAAAATAGAACTGAATCCAAATGAAACCGTCGGCAATCTTTCGGTGTCGAAACAGCAGATGGTCGAAATCGCAAAGGCGCTCTCGATCCATGCAAAGATTCTGGTGATGGACGAACCGACATCCGCGCTTTCCTCGAAAGAGATCAACGAGCTGTTCCGGATCATCAGGCAGCTGAGAAGCGAAGGATGCGGGATCGTCTACATATCCCACCGTTTGGAGGAGCTGACGCATGTCGCCGACCGGGTTACGATTCTCCGGGACGGAGAGTTCATCATGGAAGGGGAATTCAAAGACTACACCATGGACCAGCTGATTTCCAAAATGGTCGGGCGGACGATTACGGAAAAATTCCCCAGGGTGCATTGTGAAAAGGGAAAAAAAATTTTTGAGGTGAAAAATCTGAACGCGGGGCATATGGTGCGGAATGTGAATTTAAGCCTGTATGAGGGCGAGATCGTCGGAATCGCCGGGCTGATGGGAGCGGGCAGAACGGAAACCACAAGGGCAATTTTCGGTGCCGACCCCAAGGACTCCGGAGAGGTGATTCTGGATGGGAAAAGCGTTCCGATCAAAAAGCCGATGGATGCGATCAAGGCCGGAATCGTCCTGGTTCCGGAAGACCGCAAAAAAGACGGCCTGTGCGTAAAGCTCAGCGTAAGAGAAAATCTGGCTTTGACCAATCTGGACTGGATCAGCAACCTGATCGGCAGAGTAAACAGGGAAAAGGAAAATAAACTTGCGAAGAAGGTCGTTTCGGACCTGAACATCAAGCTGGCCAATCTGGAAAACAACGCCGAAAGCCTTTCGGGGGGGAATCAGCAGAAAGTCGTCGTCGGGAAATGGCTGGCACGGAATTCCAGGGTCGTTATTTTCGACGAACCGACAAGGGGCGTCGACGTCGGCGCCAAGGTGGAGATTTACAACCTGATGAATCAGCTGAAAACGCAGGGGATCGGCGTTCTGTTCGTCTCGTCGGAGCTGCCGGAGGTGCTGGGAATCAGCGACCGCATTGTCGTCATGTGCGACGGCCGCATCACGGGGGAATTGATGCCGGAAGAAGCGACGGAAGACAGGATCCTGTCCTATGCAACTAATTTTGAATCAAAAATTTAA
- a CDS encoding Zn_dep_PLPC domain-containing protein yields the protein MNTSSHILMGKFLWEYAEQHYRIRLERKSYLLGNVLPDYCPSFLIRPHYLKNNAGYVQSVIRLLVSRHPSEYHDKKDSHLLGVLCHFYADFFCCAHSEDFTGSLSEHIAYESRLHRYFVENLDQFGSIRFIAQSVPSAGADEIYRQFEALHSSYLLSHPSFGNDILYTMMACMDLIVLTCGSAAGKKQASRRNLEAV from the coding sequence ATGAATACTTCATCGCACATTTTGATGGGGAAGTTTTTATGGGAATACGCAGAACAGCATTACCGAATCCGTCTGGAACGGAAAAGCTATCTTCTCGGCAACGTTCTGCCGGATTACTGCCCGTCGTTTCTGATCCGCCCGCATTATCTGAAAAACAACGCCGGATATGTGCAGAGTGTCATCCGGCTTCTCGTATCGAGACATCCCTCCGAATACCATGACAAAAAGGATTCTCACCTTCTGGGAGTCCTTTGCCATTTCTATGCGGATTTTTTCTGCTGTGCGCACAGCGAAGATTTTACGGGGAGCCTTTCGGAACATATTGCGTATGAAAGCAGGCTCCACCGCTATTTTGTCGAAAACCTGGATCAATTCGGCTCCATCCGTTTCATCGCCCAGTCCGTGCCATCCGCGGGGGCGGATGAGATCTACCGGCAGTTCGAGGCGCTTCATTCCAGCTATCTTCTGTCGCATCCTTCGTTCGGAAACGACATTCTGTACACCATGATGGCCTGTATGGATTTAATCGTCCTGACCTGCGGCTCGGCGGCGGGGAAAAAGCAGGCTTCCCGCCGCAATCTGGAAGCGGTATAA
- a CDS encoding BMP family ABC transporter substrate-binding protein produces the protein MKKKLLAAILALTMAISLGGCKTSESKGASEPDGSAAGTSEAAGAKSAADVSIILVTMDGLDNHWVNVNKGAEAAAKELGCKYQWMAPDKKDTALQIEMLNNAVAAKCDGLVVAAVDPDAITSTLEGAAKTGIKIVYADSTAKFDAVASYTTDNYAAAKKAGEQMIKGLKEKGITSGNIGIVAFSNATQTSIDREKGFRDAFEGSSYKLLETQYGNSEVAASQAAAENFISQGVVGLYGNNEPGAVGVGDAVAANKSWKGVAIGFDASETTLDLVENGSLYSIIAQEPYKMGYGAVTAAFHAVQGKDIGEKKVDTGSTVVTKENTGDFRAK, from the coding sequence ATGAAAAAGAAACTATTGGCGGCCATTCTTGCATTGACGATGGCAATTTCCCTCGGCGGATGCAAAACGTCCGAGTCAAAGGGAGCGTCTGAGCCGGACGGGTCGGCGGCGGGAACGTCGGAAGCAGCGGGCGCAAAAAGCGCGGCGGATGTCAGCATTATTCTCGTTACCATGGACGGCCTGGACAACCACTGGGTCAACGTCAACAAGGGTGCCGAAGCCGCGGCGAAAGAGCTGGGGTGCAAATATCAGTGGATGGCGCCCGACAAAAAGGATACGGCTCTGCAGATTGAAATGCTGAACAACGCGGTTGCCGCGAAATGCGACGGGCTGGTAGTGGCGGCGGTGGATCCCGATGCCATCACTTCCACGCTGGAAGGTGCGGCAAAAACGGGAATAAAGATCGTATATGCCGACTCCACCGCAAAATTCGACGCGGTCGCAAGCTATACGACAGATAACTATGCGGCGGCAAAAAAGGCCGGCGAGCAGATGATCAAAGGGCTGAAAGAGAAAGGGATCACGTCCGGCAATATCGGCATCGTGGCGTTCTCCAACGCGACCCAGACCTCGATCGACCGGGAAAAGGGCTTCCGCGACGCATTTGAAGGATCGTCCTATAAGCTTCTTGAAACCCAGTACGGAAATTCGGAGGTGGCAGCTTCTCAGGCGGCGGCCGAAAACTTCATCTCCCAGGGTGTCGTCGGCCTTTACGGCAACAATGAGCCCGGCGCGGTCGGGGTCGGCGATGCGGTGGCGGCCAACAAAAGCTGGAAGGGAGTAGCAATCGGCTTCGACGCTTCCGAGACGACTCTCGACCTGGTGGAGAACGGCTCCCTGTACAGCATCATCGCGCAGGAACCCTATAAGATGGGCTATGGTGCGGTCACCGCGGCATTTCATGCCGTTCAGGGCAAAGATATCGGAGAAAAGAAAGTAGACACGGGGTCTACTGTTGTGACAAAAGAAAATACGGGCGACTTCAGGGCGAAATAA
- a CDS encoding Ribose ABC transport system, permease protein RbsC (TC 3.A.1.2.1): protein MKEEKKNWFNQMMKARGVRSVVSAAAGFVILFLIFSILSPSFRSGNNIQNLFRQIAPTLIIGIGQGYVLITGNIDLSIGSVVGMSCMTAGTLMCHGVNPFLACVITIVLALAIGVLNGILVARINLPSFIATLGTMTLARGLAQLVNNNHNTDFIGTTAQQFRDALYYDSFLNIYSTVWITVVLWIIFNFILSKTRTGRYIYAVGSNLDAAKLSGVNSFHTILTTYVVSALCACLTGLILLASAGMGTMDAGGTYEMYAVAACVIGGISTLGGTGILAGVIPGAGIWGILQNGLQFAGAPVALRNIIIGIIVILAVMVDIVTRTRKKGKKETK, encoded by the coding sequence ATGAAAGAGGAAAAAAAGAATTGGTTTAATCAAATGATGAAGGCGCGTGGGGTACGGTCCGTTGTCAGCGCGGCAGCCGGTTTTGTGATATTGTTTTTGATTTTCAGTATTTTGAGCCCTTCTTTTCGGTCCGGAAACAATATCCAGAACCTGTTCCGGCAGATCGCTCCCACTTTGATTATCGGCATCGGCCAGGGATATGTCCTGATCACGGGAAATATCGACCTTTCCATCGGGTCGGTCGTCGGCATGTCCTGTATGACGGCGGGGACGCTGATGTGCCATGGCGTGAATCCCTTTTTGGCCTGTGTAATCACGATTGTTCTGGCGCTTGCGATCGGGGTTTTAAATGGGATTCTGGTGGCAAGAATCAATCTCCCTTCTTTTATTGCGACGCTAGGCACCATGACGCTTGCCCGCGGCCTCGCGCAGCTGGTCAATAACAACCACAATACGGATTTCATCGGGACTACCGCCCAGCAGTTCCGCGACGCCCTGTATTACGACAGCTTTCTGAATATTTACAGCACGGTCTGGATCACGGTCGTGTTGTGGATCATCTTCAATTTTATTTTGAGCAAAACACGCACCGGCAGGTATATCTATGCGGTCGGTAGCAATTTGGATGCGGCAAAGCTGTCCGGCGTGAATTCGTTCCATACCATTTTGACGACCTATGTCGTCAGCGCGCTCTGCGCCTGCCTGACCGGGCTGATCCTGCTGGCTTCGGCCGGCATGGGGACGATGGATGCCGGCGGCACCTATGAAATGTATGCGGTCGCGGCCTGCGTGATCGGCGGGATTTCGACCCTCGGAGGAACCGGAATTTTGGCCGGCGTGATACCGGGCGCCGGAATCTGGGGAATCCTGCAGAACGGGCTTCAGTTTGCCGGAGCTCCCGTGGCCCTGAGAAACATTATCATCGGTATCATCGTCATTTTGGCGGTCATGGTCGATATTGTGACCCGCACAAGAAAAAAAGGAAAAAAGGAAACAAAGTAA
- the ywqF gene encoding UDP-glucose 6-dehydrogenase YwqF — protein sequence MKIAVVGTGYVGLVTAVCLAHWGHTVACVETDRKKLSALKAGRSPIFEQGVEELMHSCAERLSYTDSCGEACADAQAVFICVGTPARDDGFANLKQVFTVAEEIAACACRDCVCVVKSTVPIGTNLKLDRLFFSKAKKGVSIEAAANPEFLSQGTAVRDFLSGPRVVIGVESAHSGEILKRIYADYHGKIIVTDRQTAEMIKYASNNFLALKISYINEIANLCEIVGADVETVARGMGADSRIGDKFLRAGIGYGGSCFPKDTKALHWLAKHHDYEIKTVKAAIEVNENQKIRLIQKAHRYYPNLEGLTVAVLGLTFKPGTDDLRDAPSIPNIAVLLQEGAKIRVWDPSGYERINAVYPGQLTCCSTIEEAVGGAHLCLILTEWKQIREFDPAGYEKLMKKPVVIDGRNCYSRDAAQKAGIAYDCIGRPRILPRSWTEQAGRVLSLPVHSRKTASASVMSLQTSV from the coding sequence ATGAAAATAGCAGTGGTAGGAACAGGTTACGTGGGTCTGGTCACGGCCGTCTGTCTGGCGCATTGGGGGCACACGGTGGCCTGCGTCGAAACGGACCGAAAAAAGCTCTCGGCCCTGAAGGCGGGGCGCTCCCCCATCTTTGAACAGGGCGTGGAGGAACTGATGCACAGCTGCGCCGAAAGGCTGAGCTACACGGACAGCTGCGGCGAAGCGTGCGCCGACGCGCAGGCCGTCTTTATCTGTGTCGGGACGCCCGCGCGCGACGACGGCTTTGCGAATTTAAAGCAGGTTTTCACGGTCGCGGAAGAAATCGCCGCCTGCGCCTGCAGGGACTGCGTCTGCGTCGTCAAATCCACCGTCCCGATCGGAACGAACCTGAAGCTGGACCGCCTGTTTTTCTCCAAAGCGAAAAAGGGCGTTTCGATCGAAGCCGCGGCCAACCCGGAATTTTTGTCGCAGGGGACCGCCGTGCGGGATTTCCTTTCCGGCCCGCGGGTCGTGATCGGCGTGGAAAGCGCGCACAGCGGAGAAATCCTCAAACGCATCTACGCCGATTATCACGGAAAAATCATCGTGACCGACCGGCAGACAGCCGAAATGATCAAGTATGCGTCGAACAATTTTCTCGCCCTGAAAATCTCGTATATCAACGAAATCGCGAACCTTTGCGAGATCGTCGGGGCAGATGTGGAAACCGTCGCCCGCGGGATGGGGGCGGACAGCCGCATCGGGGATAAATTCCTGCGCGCGGGTATCGGCTACGGCGGCTCCTGCTTCCCGAAGGACACCAAGGCGCTCCACTGGCTGGCAAAGCACCACGATTACGAGATCAAGACCGTCAAGGCCGCGATCGAGGTGAACGAGAACCAGAAAATCCGGCTGATCCAGAAGGCGCACCGGTATTATCCGAACCTGGAAGGCTTGACGGTCGCGGTTCTGGGGCTCACGTTCAAGCCGGGCACGGACGATCTGCGGGACGCGCCGTCTATCCCGAACATCGCCGTCCTGCTTCAGGAAGGGGCAAAAATCCGCGTGTGGGACCCTTCCGGGTACGAGCGGATCAACGCCGTTTACCCCGGCCAGCTCACCTGCTGCAGCACCATCGAAGAGGCCGTCGGCGGTGCGCATCTCTGTCTGATTCTGACCGAATGGAAGCAGATCCGGGAGTTCGACCCCGCCGGATACGAAAAACTCATGAAAAAGCCGGTCGTGATCGACGGGCGCAACTGCTACAGCCGGGACGCCGCGCAAAAGGCCGGCATCGCCTACGACTGCATCGGCAGGCCGCGGATCCTGCCGAGGAGCTGGACGGAGCAGGCGGGCCGCGTGCTTTCCCTTCCGGTTCATTCCCGCAAAACGGCTTCCGCCTCCGTCATGAGCTTACAGACCTCCGTCTAA
- a CDS encoding PfkB domain-containing protein, producing MGYDIVTIGGMLCEIMRKELDKPLDAAADFTGPYPSGDTPIMLNAAARLGARTAMIGVVGNDGFGRCITNRLEENGVDCSMVRIHPDAATGVAFVCYYSDGSRNFLYHVHHAAPGMMSPEDVDLEKLKGTRWMHITGFTMSIGKGSAEAVYKIIRELPPDTRISFDPNIRAEALGVEKIRELCRPVIERASLIFPSRNEAKMLTGASTDDDGCRLWAAQGKLVVLKNGEAGSRIYDGDRVVDVPSFPVDEIDPTGAGDTFCGAFLTELCEGKKIEECGRFANAAGAMSVRKKGPMEGAPSREELEKFLRSH from the coding sequence ATGGGATACGATATTGTGACGATCGGCGGGATGCTGTGTGAGATCATGCGCAAGGAGCTGGATAAGCCCCTGGATGCGGCGGCGGATTTCACCGGCCCTTATCCGAGCGGGGATACCCCGATCATGCTGAACGCTGCCGCCAGACTGGGTGCGAGAACGGCGATGATCGGGGTCGTCGGAAACGACGGGTTCGGCCGGTGCATCACCAACCGCCTGGAGGAAAACGGCGTGGACTGCTCGATGGTCCGCATCCACCCGGACGCGGCCACAGGCGTTGCTTTCGTCTGCTATTATTCCGACGGAAGCAGAAATTTTCTGTATCATGTCCATCACGCTGCCCCGGGGATGATGTCGCCGGAGGACGTCGATCTCGAAAAATTAAAAGGGACCAGGTGGATGCACATTACCGGATTCACGATGTCCATCGGCAAAGGCAGCGCAGAGGCCGTTTATAAAATCATCCGGGAGCTGCCGCCGGATACCAGAATCAGCTTTGACCCGAATATCCGGGCGGAGGCTCTGGGGGTAGAGAAGATCAGAGAGTTGTGCAGGCCCGTCATAGAGCGCGCCAGCCTTATTTTCCCGAGCAGGAACGAGGCCAAAATGCTTACCGGCGCTTCCACGGACGACGATGGATGCAGGCTCTGGGCGGCTCAGGGCAAACTGGTGGTCCTGAAAAACGGGGAAGCAGGCAGTAGAATCTATGACGGGGACCGGGTCGTCGACGTCCCCAGCTTTCCGGTTGACGAGATCGATCCGACCGGCGCCGGGGATACCTTCTGCGGGGCGTTCCTGACGGAACTGTGCGAGGGGAAGAAAATCGAGGAATGCGGCAGATTCGCAAATGCCGCCGGCGCGATGTCGGTGCGGAAAAAGGGGCCGATGGAAGGCGCTCCTTCAAGGGAAGAACTGGAGAAGTTCCTCAGGAGTCACTGA
- a CDS encoding Amidohydrolase, translated as MVIDIHTFPGFFEEICQDPKKVKFRREQYFLYKQHVWPLSLFITQLNAAGIDKAVISAEDVTTRAGAAIVSNEEVKQLADRYPGRLIGFASVDPKRKDALDVLEKAFTELNLAGLKLSPAMQRFMPGDPLLDPVYEMCIRYRKPILFEAGMTWVKDSPSKYSNPLVFEDVAIRHPELKMCLGHFGWPWTRETVMLILKYPNVYADTALLYFDSPKQFFQTTFNVQLGEYWIDRMLYDKVMFGSTYPRIEQKRMVKAVDSLTLRPLQRKKVMGLNAEKFIGLEG; from the coding sequence ATGGTAATTGATATCCACACATTTCCTGGATTCTTTGAAGAAATATGCCAGGACCCGAAAAAAGTGAAATTCAGAAGGGAACAGTACTTCCTTTATAAACAGCACGTCTGGCCGCTGAGCCTGTTTATCACCCAGCTGAATGCGGCCGGCATCGACAAGGCCGTGATATCAGCCGAAGACGTTACGACAAGGGCGGGAGCGGCCATTGTTTCCAATGAAGAGGTAAAACAGCTGGCGGACAGGTATCCGGGGCGCCTGATCGGTTTTGCAAGCGTCGACCCGAAGCGTAAGGATGCGCTGGATGTCCTGGAGAAAGCCTTTACGGAGCTGAATCTGGCGGGATTGAAGCTGAGCCCTGCGATGCAGCGCTTCATGCCCGGCGACCCGCTTCTGGACCCGGTTTATGAAATGTGCATCCGATATCGTAAGCCGATCCTGTTCGAGGCGGGGATGACCTGGGTCAAGGACAGCCCTTCCAAATACTCCAATCCGCTGGTGTTCGAAGACGTTGCCATCCGTCATCCGGAGCTGAAGATGTGCCTGGGGCATTTCGGCTGGCCCTGGACGCGCGAGACGGTGATGCTGATTTTGAAATACCCGAACGTTTACGCGGACACCGCTCTACTGTATTTCGATTCCCCGAAACAGTTTTTCCAGACGACCTTCAATGTTCAGCTCGGGGAGTACTGGATCGACCGCATGCTGTACGACAAGGTGATGTTCGGCTCCACCTATCCCAGAATCGAGCAGAAAAGGATGGTGAAGGCCGTGGATTCCCTGACTCTGCGGCCACTGCAGAGAAAAAAGGTCATGGGCCTGAACGCTGAAAAATTTATCGGATTGGAGGGATAA
- a CDS encoding conserved protein of unknown function (Evidence 4 : Unknown function but conserved in other organisms), whose product MDGAYQEKLEYIGDLNQLMTLKESVLTEGFQDGVRMIEIANGGNLSVTILPGRCMDLYQVRYKGKSMNYLAPCGIRAPEYYDARGTQWLRSFFVGMLTTCGLQHFGNPKVINGEELGLHGRISNTPAENIRYERVVKGQSPTVTVEGTMREGRIFGENLTLHRKYEFGYEDDSISITDTITNHGFGDRPFVYAYHLNYGYPLLEEGTKLFLDTLETKPREENAAKYFATWKKIEAPQYPYPERCYFHQVKRDPQGICQYTLFNEKRKLGARVRYSGIDLPFFCEWKMLGKGEYVMGLEPMNIFLDGPKIGEEGCTAPILGPGESKTYRIRIDFIDQL is encoded by the coding sequence ATGGACGGCGCATATCAAGAGAAGCTGGAATATATCGGCGATTTGAATCAGCTGATGACATTAAAGGAAAGCGTCTTGACGGAGGGCTTTCAGGATGGCGTCCGGATGATCGAGATCGCGAACGGCGGAAATCTGTCCGTCACCATACTTCCGGGCAGATGTATGGATCTGTACCAGGTCCGCTACAAGGGAAAAAGCATGAATTATCTGGCCCCGTGCGGGATCCGGGCGCCGGAGTATTACGACGCGCGCGGAACCCAGTGGCTGCGGAGCTTTTTCGTCGGGATGCTGACAACCTGCGGCCTGCAGCATTTCGGGAATCCGAAGGTGATAAACGGGGAGGAGCTCGGCCTTCACGGAAGAATCTCCAACACGCCGGCGGAAAACATCCGGTATGAAAGAGTGGTCAAGGGTCAAAGCCCGACGGTCACAGTGGAGGGCACCATGCGGGAAGGACGTATTTTCGGGGAGAATCTGACCCTGCACCGAAAATATGAATTCGGATATGAGGACGATAGCATTTCGATCACGGACACCATTACGAATCATGGCTTCGGGGACAGGCCGTTCGTCTACGCGTATCATCTGAATTACGGATATCCGCTTCTGGAAGAAGGAACAAAGCTCTTTCTGGACACGCTTGAAACGAAGCCGCGCGAAGAAAACGCGGCGAAATATTTCGCCACATGGAAGAAAATCGAGGCCCCGCAGTATCCCTACCCGGAAAGGTGTTATTTTCATCAGGTCAAACGGGACCCGCAGGGAATCTGCCAATATACCCTTTTCAACGAGAAGAGAAAACTGGGGGCGCGGGTCCGGTACAGCGGAATCGACCTGCCCTTTTTCTGCGAATGGAAGATGCTTGGGAAAGGGGAATACGTCATGGGGCTCGAGCCGATGAATATTTTCCTGGACGGCCCCAAAATCGGGGAAGAGGGCTGCACCGCGCCGATCCTCGGCCCGGGGGAAAGCAAAACATACCGGATCAGAATCGATTTTATCGATCAATTATAA
- a CDS encoding Glycosyltransferase family 1 protein, protein MRIAFFTDTFYPQINGVSNTLSYLSRYLRKKKIGHVFFAPDYGFESADCEGLPVTRFKGFCPMIYPEFRIAFVPLKKATELLTEFAPDVVHIVTEASMGLAGLRAATALGIPVVMSYHTNFDQYLHFYHLTYFSQALWSYMKWFHSFALANLCPSRDTLESMRERGFQNLGIWSRGIDLERFGPSHFSPELRARLGARNKTVFLYVGRVSVEKGLDVLIRSIRSVSGVRGDEVQFWITGDGPYLNEMKAMDLPNVVFTGEKRGEELAQVYASADAFVFPSGTETFGNVLLEAMASGLPAVCTDSGGVTDYTADRENALVCRYRDPDSLSRAILDLLDPDLRSRIRHQALRTAKEKSWDSVFGTLMGHYEAARISQPMYRNP, encoded by the coding sequence TTGCGGATTGCATTTTTTACGGACACTTTTTACCCGCAGATCAACGGGGTCTCCAACACCTTATCCTATCTGAGCCGGTACCTGCGGAAAAAGAAGATCGGGCATGTCTTCTTCGCCCCCGACTACGGGTTTGAATCCGCCGACTGCGAGGGCCTGCCGGTGACGCGGTTCAAAGGATTCTGCCCGATGATTTACCCGGAATTCCGGATCGCGTTTGTGCCTTTGAAAAAGGCGACCGAGCTTCTGACGGAGTTCGCCCCGGATGTAGTACATATCGTGACCGAGGCGAGCATGGGGCTGGCCGGGCTGCGGGCGGCGACGGCGCTGGGAATCCCGGTCGTGATGTCGTACCATACCAATTTCGATCAGTACCTTCACTTTTACCACCTGACGTATTTCAGCCAGGCCCTGTGGTCCTATATGAAATGGTTCCACAGCTTTGCCCTGGCGAATCTGTGCCCTTCCCGCGACACGCTGGAATCCATGAGGGAGCGCGGGTTTCAGAATCTGGGCATCTGGTCGCGCGGGATCGACCTGGAACGGTTCGGCCCCTCCCATTTCTCGCCCGAGCTGCGGGCGAGGCTGGGGGCCCGGAACAAAACCGTGTTCCTGTATGTCGGCAGGGTGTCGGTGGAGAAAGGGCTCGACGTTCTGATCCGGAGCATCCGCAGCGTCAGCGGCGTGCGCGGGGATGAAGTGCAGTTCTGGATCACCGGGGATGGCCCTTACTTAAACGAGATGAAGGCCATGGATCTGCCGAACGTCGTTTTTACCGGAGAAAAGCGCGGGGAAGAGCTGGCGCAGGTCTACGCCAGCGCCGACGCGTTCGTGTTCCCATCCGGCACCGAAACGTTCGGGAACGTGCTGCTGGAAGCGATGGCGAGCGGCCTTCCCGCCGTCTGCACGGATTCCGGCGGGGTGACGGACTACACCGCCGACCGGGAGAACGCCCTGGTATGCCGGTACCGGGACCCCGACAGCCTGTCCCGGGCCATCCTCGACCTGCTGGACCCCGATCTGCGCAGCCGGATCCGTCATCAGGCGCTGCGCACGGCAAAGGAAAAAAGCTGGGACAGCGTATTCGGCACGCTGATGGGCCATTACGAGGCGGCGAGGATTTCCCAGCCGATGTATCGCAATCCCTGA